TTTGCAAAAACAGTTTTAAGGAACTCGTTTTTCCCAGTATAAATACAACCAAAACATGTACAGCCCCACATATGATCTCATGTTAAGGGGTGTTTTACCCCTGTTTTAACAGAGTATATTTAACTCCCtgaatttgttttcaaatgatattttaaaatttaagtttttagctcacctgtcacaaagtgacaaggtgagcttttgtgatcgcgcggtgtccgtcgtccgtgcgtgcgtgcgtccgtccgttaactttttgcttgtgaccactctagaggtcacatttttcatgggatctttatgaaagttggtcagaatgttcatcttgatgatatctaggtcaagttcgaaactgggtcacgtgccttcaaaaactaggtcagttggtctaaaaatagaaaaaccttgtgacctctctagaggccatatatttcacaagatcttcatgaaaattggtcagaatgttcaccttgatgatatctaggtcaagtttgaaactgggtcacgtgccgtcaaaaactaggtcagtaggtctaaaaatagaaaaaccttgtgacctctctagaggccatatatttcccaagatcttcatgaaaattggtcagaacgttcatcttgatgatatctaggtcaagttcgaaactgggtcacgtgccttcaaaaactaggtcagtaggtcaaataatagaaaaaccttgtgacctctctaaaggccacatttttcatgggatctgtatgaaagttgatctgaatgttcatcttgatgatatctaggtctagttcgaaactgggtcacgtgcagtcaaaaactaggtcagtaggtctaaaaatagaaaaaccttgtgacctctctagaggccatatatttcatgagatcttcatgaaaattggtcagaatgtttaccatgatgatatctaggtcaagttcgaaattgggtcacgtgccctcaaaaactaggtcagtaggtcaaataatagaaaaaccttgtgacctctctagaggccatatttttcatgggatctgtatgaaatttggtctgaatgttcatctttatgatatctaggtctttttcgaaagtgggtcacgtgccgtcaaaaactaggtcagtaggtcaaataatagaaaaaccttgtgacctctctaaaggccatatttttcatgggatctgtatgaaagttggtctgaatgttcatcttgatgatatctaggtcaagttcgaaacagggtcatgtgcagtcaaaaactaggtcagtaggtctaaaaatagaaaaaccttgtgacctctctagaggccatacttgtgaatggatctccaaaaaaattggtcagaatgttcaccttgatgatatctaggtcaagtttgaaactgggtcacgtgccttaaaaaactaggtcagtaggtcaaataataaaaaaaccttgtgacctctctagaggccatacttttcatgggatctgtatgaaagttggtctgaatgttcatcttgatgatatctaggtcaagtttgaaactgggtcaactgcggtcaaaaactaggtcagtaggtctaaaattagaaaaatcttttgacctctctagaggccatatttttcaatgaatcttcatgaaaattgatctgaatgttcaccttgatgatatctaggtcaatttcgaaactgggtcacgtgcggtcaaaaactaggccagtaggtataaaaatagaaaaaccttgtgacctctctagaggccatatttgtcatgagatcttcatgaaaattagtgagaatgttcaccttgatgatatctaggtaaaattcaaaacagggtcacgtaccttcgaaaactaggtcaataggtcaaataatagaaaaaccttgtgacctctctagagaccatatttttcaatggatcttcttgaaaattggtcagaatttttatcttgataatatctaggtcgagttcaaaactgggtcacatgagctcaaaaactaggtcactatgtcaaataatagaaaaaacgacttcatactcaaaactgggtcatgtgggaagaggtgagcgattcaggaccatcatggtcctcttgtttcagttAGTTTAAAAGAATTCATTCATTTACAATTGTGATTACATTAAAGTACATTTGTGGTGGCTGTTAACAAGTGACAAATGCACATTATGTCTTTGCCTTCATTTTACTCAAatactgtttatattttataaatgcatacGTAACATTTTGTTTGGAGCTGCTGTGAATTTCTGTCAGCTGATTATCGATTCATTGCCTGCCTTTAAACTTGAATACAGTTTCTCCACGTTTTTTCCAATGTATGagttttttttgttggtttttagctccactattgaatttcggagaataggggggctattctactcgccccggcgtcggcgtgacccttcttagttaaagtttttcggcaacctttctttttctgtcatatcttcgttacttttacttatatcttactgtaacttcacataaacattgtccagtatacaaacaatatatgtgtagggaatgagcccattatacccaaggtcaaggtcaccaagctgttatacttgggttatttttaaagttaaagattttctgcaacctttgtttttctgtcttatctttgttaatattgcttatattttactgtaacttcacataaacattgtccagtatacaaacaaattatatgtaggggctgagcccattatacccaaggtcaaggtcaccaaggtgttatacttaggttatttttaaggttaaaatttttcggcaacctttgtttttctgtcatatctttgttactattgcttgtgtcttactgtaagttcactgtccagcatacaaacaaggtatatgcaggggctgggcccattatacccaaagtcaaggtcacaaagttgttatacttggaattattttcatgttaaatttttttcgaaagctttgtttatagacatacctttggtactttaaaagataatgacttgaaattaattttttttctttataatcagcatctgcatatgtggttacaaaccccattactctaattgtatttttaacagaataatgccccttttgtacCTAATCTTTttttcgctttctggatattactttaatgcaatataagataaagacttgaaacttgaaatgtatctataccatcatcatctgcatgtgtggtaacaatccccataactctgattcgtatttttgaccaaattatgccccttttatacttaaattttttaacaaacttcgttttctggacataactttggtactgtataagataatgatttgaaactcaaaatatatctttactatcatcatctgcatgtgttgtaacaatcccaataactcttaatttctgtttttgacagaattatgccccttggtgtatcttccttttaaagtagaggtctcttattgagacataaattcattttactgtcaaatccccgaatagtatagcgcgctgtcttacggacagctcttgttttgttttgttttttgacaaaattggAAATGCAGTTTTGCAAGAATGTGGATTACCTGGAGCTCAgattatgttttaaaaacaaaagtcatggtagtatattatattaaaaactgagatttcattaatttaatgtttttatacacACAAAATATTTACATCACATTATGgttaatatattgatatattttaatatattgatatattattCTTGTTATTTATATGTACACAGTACAAAATAACAATACTTAGTAAGTAGTTTGCAGACAAAGATACAAAGACAAACTCTGTTTTATTTAATTGACTTGAAATCACAATTTAGAATATTCAGTTGTTTGAATGTATTGGCAAAACTTTTAAGTCAGTTTCTTGCTGGATTATATAGAAATTAAATGTAGTGtcatatgaaatgaaaaatgaGTAAGATAGTCCTGATTTaaggtttgttttcttttctgattTTCTTGCTAAGGTTTTAGTTTCTTAGTCCCAGCTTTCACGgtattttagatttaaaaaaaaaatatatttttggttaGACCAGCTTCAAACTGTTAATATAAAACCATTATGACAAACACAAGACACTTGCTACTGATGTTGCTGTAGGATTCTGATATATCCACAGTTATAACATTGTTTCGTCACATTTTCTGGTTACTGTATGATTGTACGTCAGTCAGAAATGATATGTCCTTCAGCTGTTTCAGTGATTATTCCATCTGAATCCAGTACTGTAAGGAGTAGTTTAAGGAAAAACCTGCTTGGTAAGAAAAGCAGAATCATGAAAATTGCTGAAAGGAACACAAATTGCTCAAATGGAAGTCCAAATTTGTTTGCAATGTTCAAGTCCAGATGCCAGTCTGATCTCGGCACTGTTTGCGTAGATGCAGCTAATTGGGTATTTCtcttttgtctttgttttattgcagctttttctttcttttcacttTCTGCAAAGTGGTTTGAGAGCTCAAAACTGAGAGGATCTGAAAATCCACGCTTGCCATAGGTGAGGAAATAAGGGCCCCAAACAAATAGTGCATTGTAGAGATACGCTTGAAACCAAGACctgcataaaaacatttttgtgcagTAATTTGCAAGTTCTTCTGTTGTAAAAAGTGTTATGAgacatgtatgtattttgttcataTGATTAGCTATACTTAGTGACTCACAGACTTGGATTATTTCTTCAGAGTGAGGCAGGCAATCATGAGAAAACTCCTCAATCATCCTTGTGCCATTGTTTAAGAGATAACTTAGTCTATCAATCACCAGTGTTTGCTCTGTCTTTGTCAGCTTTCTTGCAAACAGGTTTCTCTTTGGGATCATGTAACTTGGAAGGTGCTTGCTTTCTACCACACTTTGGAGATACGTTATAGCGTCTTGCAGCCTGGCTAACAAATGTTTTTTGCGGAATTTTCTCTGCGGAATCTTTTCAGCAAGCCAAAGAATAACCATTTTCACCACATATGAAGTGATATCTTTGCACAAAGGCTGCAGTATGTACTTAGCTATCAGCTTCATCAACACAAATACCTTTGTTTGAGTGTTGTTCAAGGCTTGGACTAAGTGGGTTTCAGCCATGGTAAAACAGATTCTCCATTGTAGATCTTCATTGATGCTGTCTTTACAGCCAACAGGTACAACATAAGCAGGCAGGGACATTACATGGTTAATTGTCTTTCTACACGGCCAGCCACACTTTCTATCCCTCATTTTCCATGCTTGTAGGATGGAGTCAGCTTGGCATGGGAAAGCTCGTACAAAATCTTTACCCTTGTCTGTGAGATTAATTTTGGAAAACCAGTATTTCTGGATCAGGTTATTTTCTACGTACTTTGGAATAGATGGACCCTGTGGGCTTTTATAACGAGTATATCTGCTGATGAGACCATCTCCAGTTTTAAATACATCATCATTTTTGGTCATGAACAGTTTACTTGAAAGAAATcgtccttttttcatttttacaagagcatactttaaagtttcaaaagtttcaaaatcTTCCTCTCTGCTTACCAGTTTAAGGAAAGTGTAGCCTGCTGGTGCTTTGTTTTGTACCATCTTGAATACCAGTTTGCTAGTTTCATTGAGCGTTCCAAAGTCTTCAAAGGAAGTTATAGCATGGTTGATTTGTAGAATGTCTTCATCATTAATATAGCTCATTCCAGTACCTTCACGCATACTGCCAACAAATATTTTCTCAATCTCATTTGTTTTTAGGATTGTTTTAGTTGAAATGTCTTTTGCCCTTGAACATCTGTTGAAGACATGGATCCTTTCCCAGATTCTTCTCCTGTCGAAGCCTAGCTCGTCCAAATATCCACTCAACCATTTTGACAGTTCCTTCTTCGTAGCTGTTGCCATTATAGGTTTCCATTACAGCCTGtgaaagtaaagtgtttgttcaTTGAAAAAGTATCAGGTTTTGAAAGTTTTAATTGGAAAATCAAGAGGCATAAATGTGGTTTTCACGGAAAAAGTGTACATTTTTATGCCGATGAGAATATGAGATGTGtatgttgggatttaattttgcgTGTCAAGGCAACCACGAAATTTAGGAAATTTGGTCCTCTAGTAATTTTACAGACAAATATGTTCCTACTCTGATTTTGATGATAAAATTGCAAACTgtcatacataactgaaatgcgtTAAATCCTACGgaataaacaaaatgttattgacATCATTGTCTTCtttttacaaaaagaaacaaaatgtattgAAGGACATTGTTCCAGCAAATAGATATCATGATtgaaaaacatacaaataaaaaatattgagaaaaaagtCACTTACTTCAATATGTGATTTGAAGAAAAtcaacaattttatataattgttgCAACCCAAATTTCCTTATGCAGCAACAATTTTTCCCCTATTTATATTGGTCATATGACTTAGTGTAACTACGCCTGTTTGTTTTGGTAGTAGTTATCAATATAATTTTGGTCCTGTGACCTAGTTCAGTCTAAATATAGCTCAGATTACAATGATTTTAACCTTGAGTTCTAATTTTAATGTCGGGAATTTCCAAATGTATTTTTACAGTCCAGTAAAATGGTAAGGTTATCTTCCTAGCCAAT
The genomic region above belongs to Mercenaria mercenaria strain notata chromosome 12, MADL_Memer_1, whole genome shotgun sequence and contains:
- the LOC128547466 gene encoding uncharacterized protein LOC128547466, with protein sequence MATATKKELSKWLSGYLDELGFDRRRIWERIHVFNRCSRAKDISTKTILKTNEIEKIFVGSMREGTGMSYINDEDILQINHAITSFEDFGTLNETSKLVFKMVQNKAPAGYTFLKLVSREEDFETFETLKYALVKMKKGRFLSSKLFMTKNDDVFKTGDGLISRYTRYKSPQGPSIPKYVENNLIQKYWFSKINLTDKGKDFVRAFPCQADSILQAWKMRDRKCGWPCRKTINHVMSLPAYVVPVGCKDSINEDLQWRICFTMAETHLVQALNNTQTKVFVLMKLIAKYILQPLCKDITSYVVKMVILWLAEKIPQRKFRKKHLLARLQDAITYLQSVVESKHLPSYMIPKRNLFARKLTKTEQTLVIDRLSYLLNNGTRMIEEFSHDCLPHSEEIIQVCESLSIANHMNKIHTCLITLFTTEELANYCTKMFLCRSWFQAYLYNALFVWGPYFLTYGKRGFSDPLSFELSNHFAESEKKEKAAIKQRQKRNTQLAASTQTVPRSDWHLDLNIANKFGLPFEQFVFLSAIFMILLFLPSRFFLKLLLTVLDSDGIITETAEGHIISD